From Micromonospora auratinigra:
GCGCCGGGCCGGTCAGCGTCCCGCCCCGGAAGCAGGCGGTCCGCATGCCGAAGTACCGGCCGTACTCCTGGACCATCACGTCGGCGGCGACCTTCGACGCGCCGAAGATCGAGTGCAGCGACTCGTCGATCGACATGTCCTCGGTGATGCCCTGGTACCACGGGTGGTCCTCGGGCAGCTCGTACCGGGTCTCCAGCTCGACCAGGGGCAGGCTGTTGGGGCGGTCGCCGTACACCTTGTTGGTGGAGCAGTGGATGAACGGCGCCTCGATGGCGTGCCGGCGGGTGTTCTCCAGCACGTTGAGCGTGCCGCCCGCGTTGACGTCGAAGTCGGTGTACGGCTCCTTGGCGGCCCAGTCGTGGCTCGGCTGGGCGGCGCTGTGGATCACCACGGAGATGTCGGCGCCGTACCGCTTGAAGACCTTCTCCAGGCCGTCCCGGTCGCGGATGTCCACGGCGTGGTGGGAGTACGCGGTGCCCAGGTCGGCGGCGAGCCGGTCCAGGCTCCAGGCGGTCGAGCCGTCCTCACCGAAGAAGTACCGGCGCATGTCGTTGTCGATGCCGACGACGTGGAGACCGAGGCCGGCGAAGTGCCGGGCCGCCTCGGATCCGATCAGACCGCCCGAGCCGGTCACCAACGCGACACTCACACGCCACTCCTGGTCCATGGGAGGCAGGGAAACGAATCGGAGCATAGCGTGTGACATCTGGCATGCCCCGATATGCCGCGAGGGCCCCGCTGTTGCGGAGCCCTCGTGATGGTGGGGAAGGGGGGAGTTGAACCCCCACGCCCTTTCGGGCACACGGACCTGAACCGTGCGCGTCTGCCATTCCGCCACTTCCCCGTGGCCTGACCTCGAACACCGTATCTCATCCCGCTCCCGCCGTCTGCAGCGGGTGCCGGGACATATTACGCTGTCCACGGTCATCGCCACGAGCGATCACCGTTCGTGGCGGACGAAACTCTAGCACGGCTCTCGGGCCGCCAACGAACGGGCCGCCGGCAGCCGGCCGAGCGGCATGTGAGCTGCGGAGGCGGTGTCCGGATACCATCATTCCCTCGGGACCCGAGGAGGAGCCGGTGAGCGTGCTGCAACGCTTCGAAAAGCGTCTGGAAGGCCTGGTCGAGGGGGCCTTCGCCAAGGTCTTCAAGGGGGTCGTGCACCCCGTGGAGATCCTCAACGCCATGCAGCGGGAGGCCGAGGCGCACAAGGCCATCCTGGCCGGCGGGCGCACGTTGGTGCCCAACCGCTACGTGATCGATCTCTCGCCGTACGACCACAGTCGGTTGGCGCCCTACGCTGCCGCGCTGGCCCAGGAGCTGGCCCAGTCGCAGGCGGAGTTCATCGGCGAGCAGGCCTGGACGGTCTACGGCGACGTGATCGTCGAGATCGAGCGCGGCGAGGGGCTGGACACCGGCATGTTCCGGGTCACCGCCGAGGTCTACACCGGTGGCGACGTCGCCCCGGTCTCCGCGCCCGGTGGCTACGACGCCGGCCCGGCCTACCCGGCGTACGACCAGGGTGGCGGCTACGGCCCGCCGCCGGGGCACGGCGGTGGCCGCAACGTCCGGCTGGTCTCCGGGGACGGGCGCACCTACCCGCTCCAGATGGGCTCGACCGTGATCGGCCGCGGCGACCAGGCCAACCTGCGCCTGCCCGACGTCGGCATCTCGCGGCGCCACGCCCGGCTCGACTTCGACGGCGGCCAGGTGGTCCTGACCGACCTGGGTTCCACCAACGGCACCATGGTCAACGGCCAGCGCGTCTCGGCCGTCGCCCTCAACCCGGGCGACATGATCCAGCTCGGCACCACCACCCTGACCTTCCGCGTGGACGGCTGACCCGCGTTGCCGGAACTCGTCATCACCGTCGCCCGGTTCGGGTTCCTCATCCTGCTGTGGATCTTCGTGTTCACGGTGGTCGGGGTGATCCGCCGGGACCTCTTCGCGGGGGCGCGGTCGAACCGGCTGGTGGCCGCGCCCCGTGCGGTCGGCGCCCCGGCCGCCGGGCCGGCGGCGAAGCCGGCCAAGGCGAAGCGGGGTCGCGCCGCGCACCAGCTGGTGGTCACCGCGGGCCAGCTCGCCGGCACCCGGATCACGCTGGGCGAGGCTCAGATCACCATCGGGCGGGCCGAGGATTCGACGTTGGTGATCACCGACGACTACGCCTCGGCGCGACACGCCCGGCTCGTGCCGCGTGACGGGCAGTGGTTCGTCGAGGACCTCGGTTCGACTAACGGCACCTACCTGGATCGCGCTAAGGTCACCGGACCAACCCCCGTCCCCCTCGGCGTGCCGATCCGCATCGGCCGCACTTCCCTCGAATTACGGCCATGACTCTGACCCTGCGCTACGCGGCCCACAGCGACCGCGGTCTGATCCGAGACGGCAACCAGGATTCCGTCTACGCCGGGCCGCGGCTGCTCGCCGTCGCCGACGGCATGGGCGGCATGGCCGCCGGTGACGTCGCCAGCAACATCGTCATCGGTGCCATGGCGCCACTCGACGAGGACGTCCCCGGTGACGCCCTCGTCG
This genomic window contains:
- a CDS encoding NAD-dependent epimerase/dehydratase family protein, whose product is MSVALVTGSGGLIGSEAARHFAGLGLHVVGIDNDMRRYFFGEDGSTAWSLDRLAADLGTAYSHHAVDIRDRDGLEKVFKRYGADISVVIHSAAQPSHDWAAKEPYTDFDVNAGGTLNVLENTRRHAIEAPFIHCSTNKVYGDRPNSLPLVELETRYELPEDHPWYQGITEDMSIDESLHSIFGASKVAADVMVQEYGRYFGMRTACFRGGTLTGPAHSAAELHGFLAYLMRCVMEGRTYNLFGYKGKMVRDAIHSRDVLTAFEAFFREPRSAQVYNLGGGRHSNTSHIEAFRIAEQIAGREAKVNYVEQARTGDHQWYISSMARFEEHYPSWKMTYDVPMILREIYEANVDKWVPKA
- a CDS encoding FhaA domain-containing protein, giving the protein MPSGPEEEPVSVLQRFEKRLEGLVEGAFAKVFKGVVHPVEILNAMQREAEAHKAILAGGRTLVPNRYVIDLSPYDHSRLAPYAAALAQELAQSQAEFIGEQAWTVYGDVIVEIERGEGLDTGMFRVTAEVYTGGDVAPVSAPGGYDAGPAYPAYDQGGGYGPPPGHGGGRNVRLVSGDGRTYPLQMGSTVIGRGDQANLRLPDVGISRRHARLDFDGGQVVLTDLGSTNGTMVNGQRVSAVALNPGDMIQLGTTTLTFRVDG
- a CDS encoding FHA domain-containing protein FhaB/FipA; this translates as MPELVITVARFGFLILLWIFVFTVVGVIRRDLFAGARSNRLVAAPRAVGAPAAGPAAKPAKAKRGRAAHQLVVTAGQLAGTRITLGEAQITIGRAEDSTLVITDDYASARHARLVPRDGQWFVEDLGSTNGTYLDRAKVTGPTPVPLGVPIRIGRTSLELRP